The sequence below is a genomic window from Lentimicrobiaceae bacterium.
GTCAGCCTTGACTTTTTGGTTCTTTTGTGTCAAGACAAAAGAACAAATAAAAAGAATAGAAACTTAAAAGCTAAACTATATTTAAATTTCGAAAATTCGGGACACAATAGCCAGGGCTAATAATAGCTAACAGCCAACAGCCAACAGCTAACAACCAACAGCCAAATAATTATCGGACAACAATAATCAATTATAAGTAAAATTTGAAGCCTAACAAAAAGCATTAGTTACAATAAATATTTAATTTTGTGCCGAGTGTTTTCAAAATAAAGCAAATGATAATTATAGGAATTACAGGAACCATTGGAGCAGGAAAAGGAGTTATTGTCGATTATTTGATAAATAAATACAATTTCAATCACTTTTCCGTAAGGCAGTTTTTAATTCAGGAAATAAAAAAGCGAAACATGGAGGTAAACCGCGATAGCATGGTTGTAGTTGCCAATGAGCTACGCACGCTTAATTCGCCTTCGTACATTACCGACCAGCTTTACAAACAAGCCGCACAACTAAACCAAAACGCAGTTATAGAAAGCATAAGAACGCCCGGCGAAGTAACTTCACTTCGAAAATTGGGTGAGTTTATACTTTTTGCTGTTGATGCCGACCCAAAGATAAGGTACAACCGTATTGTATTACGCAATTCCGAAACCGATAATATTTCCTACGAAACTTTTTTGCAAAACGAGGAACGCGAAATGAGTTCAGATAATCCCAACGAGCAAAACATAAAAAAATGTATGCAAATGGCTGATCATCATTTTTATAACGATAGCACTCTCAATGAACTTTATAGTAAAGTTGAAGCTACGTTGGAGGTAATATTTTCGGAAATTGGAAGTTGTGATGCATAAACAAATTACAACAAATACACAATTAAGAAACATAGACTAATACTTATTTTTGCTTTTATTCTAATAGCTAAGTTTTCGCACAGCCAGATAATTGATAGGTACGGATTTAATATCGGAACTTCATATTCTAACCAAACTTGGGATTACAAGTTAATGTATTATAGCCCTGACATTGACTACAAATTTGGTTTTTAAGCATTTCTTCAAGTTGAAAAAGACTAAGTAAACTCGCACGTACTTTACTGCAACAATTTACACAAGCTATTTCTGCTGCTCATATTCCAAAACGTCGGGGTTGACGTATTCAAGTTTAATTCCAACCTGTGCAAACATTTCCTCCGATTCGCTTCCGGTGTGGTATCTGTACTCACACACAACTCTTTTTATACCACAATTAATAATAAGCATAGCACATGTACGGCAAGGAGTCATTTTGCAGTATAGTGTAGCACCATCAAGGGCTATACCTAACTTGGCTGCCTGACAAATTGCATTCTGCTCGGCGTGTACAGTCCTTACGCAATGGTTAGTTACTGTACCGTCTTCGTGAGTAGTTTTTTTAAATAAATGTCCCACATCGTCACAGTGTGGCAAACCAACGGGAGAACCCACATAGCCGGTTACCAATATTTGTTTGTTTTTTGCAATTACACAACCGCTTCTGCCTCTATCGCAGGTTGCACGCTTGGCTATGGTTTTGCTTACCTCCATAAAATATTCGTCCCACGAAGGACGCACATATTTTTCACTTTTTTCTGACATGATAAACTTATTTATATAGTGCTAAATATATTTTTTTTGGTGTATAATACTGTTTGCAAAATTAATAATTATCGCAATTATTAAATAATTTAATAAAAAGTTGATTAAATAAATAGAAAAAATATTATCTTTGTTAGATAATATTAACTAAATATCAAAAATATGAAAAAACTAATTACTTTAACATTAAGTTTATGCATTGGTATATTTGCCTTTGCTCAAACTGTTCTAATTACAGATGATTTTGAAAGCTACACAGTAGGACAAGGAATTGGTCAACAATGTGCAGGCAACCCGTGGACTACCTGGAGTGGAACTCTTGGTGGTTCCGAAGATGCAAAAGTGTCTAACGAACAGGCTTCAAACGGTACAAAATCATTAAAGGTTGTTACTAACAACGATTGTGTTTTGCTTTTGGGTGATAAAACCTCAGGCAGATACCATTACGACTTCAAAATGAGAATTCCAACAGGAAAAATGGGTTACTTTAACGTTTTGCAAGAATTTGCAGCTGCTAATAGTTTTTGGGGTTTACAAGTTACACTTGTAGGCGGAACGGCAACTGTTGACGCTTCAGCTGCAGCAGCAACTACATTTACCTACAATCACGACACTTGGATCCCTATGAGAGTTATTATCGACTTAGATGATGACTATGCTTCTTACTACGCTAACGACGAACACGTTTATAGCTATAAATGGTCATCGGGAGCTAATGGCGGTGGCGGACCTGTTAAAATAGGTGCCGGCGACTTTTACGGACACTCAACAGGTGGTGTGCAAGGAGAATACTTCATCGACGAACTTTCAT
It includes:
- a CDS encoding AAA family ATPase, with the protein product MIIIGITGTIGAGKGVIVDYLINKYNFNHFSVRQFLIQEIKKRNMEVNRDSMVVVANELRTLNSPSYITDQLYKQAAQLNQNAVIESIRTPGEVTSLRKLGEFILFAVDADPKIRYNRIVLRNSETDNISYETFLQNEEREMSSDNPNEQNIKKCMQMADHHFYNDSTLNELYSKVEATLEVIFSEIGSCDA
- a CDS encoding cytidine/deoxycytidylate deaminase family protein codes for the protein MSEKSEKYVRPSWDEYFMEVSKTIAKRATCDRGRSGCVIAKNKQILVTGYVGSPVGLPHCDDVGHLFKKTTHEDGTVTNHCVRTVHAEQNAICQAAKLGIALDGATLYCKMTPCRTCAMLIINCGIKRVVCEYRYHTGSESEEMFAQVGIKLEYVNPDVLEYEQQK